The genomic region GAGGTTGAAACTGATCGGATCGGCGCGGCAGCTGCCTTCAGGCAGGATGGCGGCGACCATCTGCTGGCGGGCGGCGGCCTCGGTGCGGATGAAGCGCAGGATCGCATCGGCCGTGCCGTCCTCGATCCAACGGGTGGCAAGCGCCAGGGTCAGCGGCGAGGCCATGACATTGTTGGCGCGCATGGCGCTGACGAAGGGCCAGACGGCCTTGCTATCCGGCGCCACGACATAGGCAAGGCGCAAACCGGCGCCGATGCATTTCGCCAGGCCGCCGATATGCCAGGTGAGATCGGGGGCTATTGCCGCGAGCGGCGCCGGCCCCTGCTGCGGAATGAAGCCGTAGGCATCGTCTTCGACGATCGGCACGTGGTATTTGCGGGCAACGGCTGCGATTTCCTCGCGGCGCCTGGCCGGGATGGTCAGCGTCGTCGGGTTCTGCAATGTCGGATTAAGATAGAGCGCCTTCGGCTTCAGCCGTTCGCAGGCTTTAGCAAAGGCGTCCGGCAGGACGCCGTCCTCATCCATCGCCAGGCCGGTCAGATTGAGCCGCAGCTGGGCAGCGATCGAGCGCATGCCGGGATAGGTGATGATTTCCGAAAGCACGGTTTCGCCCGGTTTCGCCAGCAGGCCGAAGATCGCCAGCAGGCCCGGATGGGCGCCCGGCGTGACGAAGATCCGCTCCTGCGAGGGCTTGAGCCCGCGGCGGCTGAGCCAGGCGGCGGCGGCCTCCTTATCGATATCGGAACCGCCGAAGCCCTGATAGCGCAGAAGCGGAATGAGGTTTGCGGCCACTGCCGCCATGCCCTCGCGCATGCGGGCAATCAGATCAGGATCATCCGGTTCCGGCGGCATGTTCATCGAGAAATCGACGACGGATGCGCGGCGCGGATCGGGCGCGGCGCCGGGCGCGCAGCCCTGGCGCTCCCTGTCAGCGCCACCGGTGACGAAGGTGCCGCGGCCGACATGCGAATCGACAAGCCCGCGTTTCTGCGCCTCGACATAACCTCTCGCCACCGTGGTGAAATCGACATTCAGCCGCTTGGCGAGTTCGCGCTGCGGCGGCAGCCGGTCGCCGGCCACCAGATGGCCGCTGCGCAGATCCATTTCGATCACATCGGCGATCGCCATATAACGGGGGCTGCTGCTGCGCCCGAGATCGGGATGCCAGTCTTTCATGTCGCAAATCCGTGCAGCCTGAGTCTTGATGGGATTGACTGTATATTGTTGCACGATGACGCTGTCACGAAAAATGTCGTGTGCACGACTTTGGTGCGGGCAGTAAATGGCGTGGTGCAGCTCTTTCCAAGCGATTTCATTGCGCATCGAATGCATTGCGCATCGGGTTCCAGCGGTTTGGAAATTCCATCGGCCATAGCCTTGCCGCCGCCCACCCATCTTCTTACCTATTCAAGACAGGGTGCGCCGGATTTTCCGCCTCTCGCGCCGGCGCCTATCGGGATGAAAGCATGAATATCGATCCGATTTTGCGGTCAGTCGTGGCCGTTCGTTCTTCCATTCCGGAAGATGCCTTCACGGCGGAGACGCTGGGCACTGTCCGGGAGGGCAGCGGCGTGGTCATTCGCGACAATGGGCTGGTGCTGACCATCGGTTATCTCATCACCGAGGCCGAAGAGGTCTGGCTGACCACCCATGACGGCCGCGTCGTTCCGGCGCATGCGCTTGCCTATGATCAGGAAACCGGTTTCGGCCTGGTGCAGGCGCTCGGGGTTCTCAATGCGCCGGCCGTGGCTCTCGGCGACGCGGCAAGCGCCAAGCCCGGCGATGCCGTCGTGCTTGCCGACGGCATCGGCGAATTCGTCGAGGCGAACATCGTCGCCCGGCAGGAATTTGCCGGCTATTGGGAATATCTGCTTGATGAAGCGATCTTCACGGCGCCGGCCCATCCCTCATGGGGCGGTGCGGCGCTGATCGGTTCGGACGGCAAGCTTCTCGGCATCGGTTCGCTTCGCCTGCAAATGAGCCAGGGCGACGAGGTCGCCGATATCAATATGGTCGTGCCGATCGACCTTTTACCACCGATCCTCGACGATCTGCTGAACCGCGGAAGCGTCAACAAGCCGCCGCGGCCCTGGCTCGGCGCTTTCTCCGCCGAGAGCAATGGCGGCGTGGTGGTGATGAGCGTTGCCGAAGGCGGCCCGGCCGCGAAGGCGGGCCTGCGGCAGGGCGATATCATCTCGGAGATCCGCGACGAAGAGGTCGATGGCCTGGCCGATTTCTACCGCAAGGTCTGGAGCAGCGGCCCGGCCGGCGCCGAGATTCCGATGCGGATCCTGAGAAACGGCCGGGAGGCCTGGCTGCGCATCAAATCCGCCGACCGCAACAGCTTTCTCAAGAAGCCGCAATTGCAGTAAGTCGCGCCGCTTGCACGATTCTACCGTCGGAGATCTCCGGCGATCCAGCCGATCGCGGCCTTCACCCGTCGCGGCACGAATTGCCGCGACGGGTGCACGGCATGGATCGGCAGGCTGTACTTTTCCCAATCGATCAGCACCTCGGTCAGCCGCCCGGCGGCGATGTCTTCCTCTACCAGGACCAGCGGCGCATAGACGATGCCGGCGTCCTCAACCGCGGCAACGCGCATGGCTTCGCCATTGTCGATACCGATATTGCTGTCAATCTTTGCCGCCAGCACCCGTCCATCCTGATCTTCGAAGTGCCATTGATCGCGCGGGACGAGGTTGAGGCTGAGGATGCAGCGGTGCTGTTGCAACTGCTCGGGATGGGTCGGCACGCCGTTCTTGCCGAGATAACCGGGAGAGGCGCAGCAGACGAAGCGATAGGTGCCGATCCTTCTTGCGATCAAGGACGATGGCCGCAGATGCGCCACCCGAACGGCAAGGTCATAGCCCTCAGCGATCAGATCGACGTTCCGGTCCGTCAGATTGAGCTCCAGACTGACCGCGGGATGCTGATTGGCAAAGCGGGCAATGGACGATGCCAGCCGCTTGACGCCGAGCGTCGTCGGGCCACTGATACGGAGGTGGCCGGATATTTCGTGGTTGGCGGGGCCGGCAATATCGTTCAACTGCTCCAGTTCATCGATGACCCTGCTGGCTCTCTCCAGAAATTTGAGGCCGATCTCGGTGAGCCTCTGGGTTCGCGTGGTACGCTCGATCAGCTTGACACCATAGTCTGTTTCCAAAGCCTGAATGCGCCGACCGACCATGGCGGGCGACAGGTTGAGCCTGGCGGCAGCTTTGGCGAAACTACCTGATGTCGCGACGGCGACAAAAGTCTTCAAATTGGTGAGATCGGTCATTCGATACTTTTATGCAATTATATACCGCCATTCAATGCCATTCATGATGGGATCGCGGTCGGCTATATCGAACTCATTCAACTCGATGAAGGAACCGACCACATGAAAACCGCTATTATCGGAACTGGAAACATGGGCGCCGGCTTGGCGCGTCGCCTGGCAGGCAAGCGCGATCTCATCCTCGCGTCGCGGAATGAGGCCGCGGCAAAGTCGCTTGCAGAGGAGATCGGCGCTGCCAGCGCACCGATCGCCGCCGCCGTGGCAAACGCCGATATTCTGGTGCTGGCGCTGCCTTATGCATCGGCGCTCGAATTTGCCGAAACGGCGGCATTGCACGGCAAAATCGTCGTCGACATCACCAATCCGCTGAAGCCCGATTTCTCCGGCCTGCTGTTTGGTCACGACACGTCGGCAGCCGAGGAAATCCAGCACAGAGCCAAAGGCGCCAAGGTCGTGAAGGCCTTCAATACCATCTTTGCCGAGCTGTTTGCGGCTTCCCCAAAGCACAGCTCCACCATACCGGTCTTCCTGGCCGGGGACGACGATGCTGTCGAAACCGCCGCAGCGCTGGTGACGGACGCCGGCTTTGCTGTCGAGAAAACCGGCTCGCTCGATGCCGCTCGCCTGCTCGAACCCTTGGGGATGCTGAATATCCGCCTTGGTTACGGCCTGGGTCGCGGTACCGGGATCGCCCCGAAATGGGTCGCCATCGACGGCTGAGATCACGGCTGGTCTCCGCCCATGCGGGGCCAGTCATTCCTGCTTCCTGATTGAACGGCTGACCGAGTCGCTGAAAGCGATCGCCTAAATCAATGAACTGCCAAACCATATCGGCTAGACCTGTTCCTGACTTGAGACGGCGGTTGAAAGATCGTGGCGTCGTTCGAAGCCTGGGCAAACCTCTGTCGTCTGATTGGCTTCGCCATCGACAAACAGCGCGGCCTCGCCGCGGAAGATCGCGCCCTCTCCAGGCTGCGCCGGCGGCCTCTTTAGATCGTCAATGCACTGAGATAAGCGGATCGCCATCTGCCGCCTCCCGCGACGCGCGAGGACGCGTGCTGTCGTTGGCGACCTTCCTGTGCCCGTCGGCTGCGGCCTCGCGGATTTTCTGGAAGCGGTTGTCGCCAGCGTCTTCTGCGGCTGGCTGCGGGTCGCTCTTTTTTTCGAAACGGATCATCGATCATTCCTGCGTCAACAGAGGGAGCGCCCCGCACAGGTGGCGGAGCGCTCTCGAAAACAGTGTCAGGCGGCAAGCGTGGTGGCGCAGGCTTGAACACTCCGGCTGTCGGGTGAGGTCTGCCCAGGCATGGTGGCCCAGCCGCCGGCCTCAACGAACTGACGCTGCTTGTAGCCGTCGGCAATCGCCTTGAACTCGGTAAGCTTGGCGGCCGCATCCGGCGCTGCTTTGAACCGCTCGACGCAAATGGCCGACGCTAGATCTCCGCGTGCAACGTCGCCGGCGGCGGCTGCCGCTTTGCTTGACGTGCCGCCTGTTACCCAACCGCCCCAGCTGAAGCCGATAATCATCGTGGCGATCGCCGTGACGACGCAGGCCCAGACGAGAAGCGTCTTGGATGGCTGGTAACTGTCGAAACGCTGGGTGATCGATGTTTTACTGCTGCTCTGCACGGACATTGGAATTCTCCCTGTCTGTTGTTCAAGTTGCGCCGTCCGGCGACGCCGGACCGGTTCAGGCTGTTCTCAGTATCCCATATCGCCCATGCCGCCATTTCCGGCTGCAGGGGCGGAGTCTCTTGCGGGAATGTCGGCGATCATCACCTCGGCGGTGATCAGCAGCGCCGCAATCGAACCGGCGTCCTGCAGAGCAGTGCGCACGACCTTGGCAGGATCGACGATGCCGGCCTCGATCATATCGACATAGGTCTCCGTTTGGGCGTCGAAGCCCTGATTGTCATTATTACTGCCCGCGAGTTTGCCGACGACGATTGAGCCCTCGAACCCGGCATTGTCGGCGATCTGTCGGATCGGGGCTTCGAGCGCCCTGAGCACGATCGAGATGCCCGCCGTCACGTCGGCGTTCTCCCCGGTCAGGCCCGTGAGGGCCGACTTGGCGCGCAACAATGCCACGCCACCGCCGGGCACGATGCCCTCTTCGACCGCCGCACGGGTGGCGTTCAGCGCATCGTCGATGCGGTCCTTCTTTTCCTTGACCTCCGTCTCGGTCGCGCCGCCGACGCGGATGACCGCGACGCCGCCGGCGAGTTTCGCCAAGCGCTCCTGCAGCTTTTCCCTGTCATAATCGGAAGTGGTCTCCTCGATCTGCGCCTTGATCTGCTGGATACGCGCCTGGATGGCCGCTTTCTCGCCGGAGCCGTCGATGATCGTTGTGCTGTCTTTCTCGATCAGCACGCGCTTGGCGTGGCCGAGCATATCGAGCGTGACGTTGTCGAGCTTGATGCCGAGATCCTCGGAAATCATCTGGCCCGCCGTGAGCACGGCAATGTCTTCCAGCATTGCCTTACGGCGATCACCGAAACCCGGCGCCTTGACGGCTGCGACCTTCAGGCCGCCGCGCAGCTTGTTGACGACAAGCGTCGCCAGCGCTTCACCCTCGACGTCCTCCGAGATGAGGAGCAGCGGTTTGCCGGTCTGTACAACCGCTTCCAGGATCGGCAACATCGCCTGCAGGCTGCCGAGTTTCTTCTCGTGAATGAGGATATAGGGATCCTCCAGTTCCACGCGCATCTTCTCGGCATTGGTGACGAAATATGGCGAGAGATAGCCGCGGTCGAACTGCATACCCTCGACGACATCGAGTTCGGTCTCGGCGGTTCGTGCCTCTTCGACCGTTATGACGCCCTCATTGCCGACCTTGTCCATCGCCTTGGCGATCATCTCGCCGATGGCGGCGTCGCCATTGGCGGCAATGGTGCCGACCTGGGCGATCTCGCCTGACGACTTGACCTTCATCGCCCGCGCCTTGATTTCCTTGACGACGGCGATAACGCCGAGATCGATGCCGCGCCTCAGATCCATCGGGTTCATCCCGGCAGCGACGAGCTTTGCGCCTTCGCGGAAAATGGAGGCGGCGAGAACAGTTGCCGTCGTCGTGCCGTCGCCGGCAAGATCATTGGTCTTCGAAGCCACCTCGCGCACCATTTGCGCGCCCATGTTCTCGAACTTGTCGGCGAGCTCGATCTCCTTGGCGACGCTAACGCCGTCTTTGGTGATGCGCGGTGCGCCATAGGCCTTGTCGATGACGACGTTGCGGCCCTTCGGGCCAAGCGTCACCTTGACGGCGTTGTTGAGCAATTCGACGCCGCGCAGCAGGCGGTCGCGCGCGTCGGTGGAGAACCTGATTTCCTTGGCAGACATGATATTTCTTCCCAGTTCGGTCTTGAGATGCTGGTCACAAATTCGACGCTCAGGCGGCTTTGTCGGCAGCCGCTTGGGTCTTTTCGACGATGCCCATGATGTCGGTCTCCTTCATGATCAGAAGGGTTTCGCCATCGATCGTGACCTCTGTCCCCGACCATTTTCCAAACAGGATGAGATCACCGACCTTGACATCAAGCGGGACCAGATTGCCGCTTTTGTCGCGGAGACCCGGGCCGACTGCGACCACTTCGCCTTGCTGGGGCTTCTCCTTGGCGGTGTCTGGAATGATGATCCCGCCCTTGGATTTGACATCGCCTTCCGCACGTCGAATGACGACGCGGTCGTGAAGTGAACGGAATTTCATAGAGGTCTTTCTGCTGCCGGCGCGTAGGGCGGCTGCAACTCATAAATACCACTCGTGGCACTCGATTGATAGGAGTGCCAAGAAATATTATTCACGCAGGAATTTTTTTGAGATATCCAGGAAATCAATCCGACCGAATATTTTGTAATAATCGGGAAGTGAATAGAATTTTTTGCGCCATCGCGTCCGATTTTATTTGAATGAACAAAGAGTTAATTTGGCGTTTTTCATAGATAAATCAGATTTCATCTTGATTTAAACGCAATCGAGGCGCAATGATAGGTCTCGTCGATTTAGCCGACCTGGCTTCGCGGTGTCAGAGACCTACGACCCGCCATCACCACTGAATTCTCGACAGCGATCCATAACGTCGTTCCGGCGTTGAGTTCGCCTGTTCCGATCCGGAATGAGCTTGGCGCTGACCGCGGATGTACCGGCAGCCTCGAGTTCGTCGGGTTCGGATCTCAATGATACAGGAAACATATCGGTGTATCCTGCGGAGGCCTGAGCCGTGACAAGTCGCACCACACAAACCGTCGTCCGCTTTTCATCCCCATTCCGCCTGCCCGGTTTCGACAGAGCGCAGCCAGCCGGAGAATACCGCGTCGATTATGACGAGGAATTGATCGATGGCGTCTCCAGGCTTGCCTGGCGACGGGTCGGCGCCTTCATCCACCTGCCGGCGATAGCCGCCCAGAGTTCGACGCAGCAAATGATGCCTATCCACTTGTCAGATCTCGAAACCGTGCTCGAAAAGGACCAAAAACCGTCATGACCGCTACGCGCATCCCGCAACGCAATGGACGCTCCATCCGGCGCAAGGCAGCAACACATATCTTCACGGTGGGGCAGACCGTCCGGGTGAAGGACGGGTTCTTCGTCGTTCCCTCCAAGCTCCCCGAAACATACCGTGTTACCGCCACGCTGCCTCTCAGAGGAAATGTGCTGCAATACCGCATCCGCAGTGACGATGAACGTCATGAGCGGGTCGTGACGGAAGATAGCCTGGAATCGGTAAACCTATCGCCCGCCGGCAGCGGCGCAACACTGATCGAGAGGACGTTTGGCCAAGGCCGCGGCCCGAATGACGAAAGGTTGACATCGTGAACAGCCATGGAGACGAAGCCGAACGAAGACGGAATGCCTTTGCCGTCCACACATGGGAAGCGCCCGGCCGCTACTCCATGGAGACCAAACACGACGGCCGGATCGAATCCGCCCGTTCGTGGACCGTCTATCGTGTTTCTGCAAGCGTTCCCGTGCACGCCGGCCATACGGAAGCCGGGGAAGACATGATGTCCTTCAATTTCCTCAACATAGGATATCGGAAGGAATGGCTCAGGCTGTCGGGCACCGCTCGGAGTGCTCGGAAGAGCCCGCCGGTCCAACCATGGCGCTAGCTTTTCTGAACCTAAGCCGTAGCTTCGATCCGGCGAGAAATGCTGTGCGCTTCGTGGGCCATGACGGCATGTTCCAGGTGTTGTTCTTCATCGAGGTTGGCGCGCTGGCGAAATCCGACGCCGCATTGCAAGGAACCGAGCCTTCGGTAACGAGGTGGCTATCCTCCTTCGACGCCCTGCGCAACTCCATTCAGGAGGTGGCGCACAAAGCCTACTCCTACCGCCGCCGCGCCTTTTATACTCTAACTGCGGCGGATTTCCGCTAGACGGATCCGGACGCGCGAGAACGCTCCATGTTGATCCGTTACGGCTATGAAATGACGCTGACCTGCCCGCAGCCGACCGCATTGGTATGTCTGTTGTCGGTGCATGAGGATCGTGCGGCCGACATCAGAGTTCCGGAAACGGTATTCACCACGCCCAATGTTCCCACTTCGACCTATCGCGACCTCTTCGGCAACCGCTGCCTTCGGCTGGTTGCCCCGACGGGCGACCTGACCATATGGGGCGATGCGACGATCGAAGACGACGGCAAACCGGACAGGTCGCTGCCAGGCGCCAGGGAACTCCCAGTTTCGGAGTTGCCAGACGATTGCCTCGTCTACCTGATGGGCAGCCGCTATTGCGAAACGGATCGTCTCAGTCAGATTGCGTGGGATATGTTCGGCACCGTCGCACCCGGCTGGAGCCGCGTTCAGGCGATCTGCGACTTCGTTCACGGCCATATCCAATTCGACTACATGCAGGCGCGATCGACGCGGACAGCCTTCGAGGCGTTCCACGAACGCGTCGGCGTCTGTCGCGACTTTGCGCATCTGGCGGTGGCGTTGTGCCGTTGCCTCAACATTCCTGCCCGATATATCAATGGTCATCTCGGCGACATCGGCATTCCCGTCGTTGATCCAATGGACTTCAGCGCCTGGATCGAGGTCTTCCTTGACGGTGCATGGCATGCATTCGATCCGCGCAACAACACACCGCGGATCGGTCGCATCGTCGTCGCCCGCGGGCGCGACGCTGCCGACATACCGCTCATCAATTCCTTCGGACCGCATGTGCTGAAGGCGTTTCGAGTCTGGACCTATGAGATGACGGACCTGCAGCAGATGCAAAGCGTCTCCGAGGGCGCTGTTTAGAACGGATGCGGCAGCAGCCTCACCGCCCCCGAGCCGGACTCTGCCCTCCCCAAAACCACGTGACAGCGGCTGGGCAGAATCACCGGCCATGAATGAGCAGGTAAGCTGCGATGACGATGCAAGCCCATTCGTTGACTCGGGACGGCGGTTGAAAGATGTTGGCATCGTGCCATCTTGGGGATGAGCAATCCTTCGGGGATTGGCGAAAAAGGGAGGGAGTTTTGCGGCCCATGTTCGATCATGTCTCCATCGGCGTCAAAGACCTCGAAAGAGCCCGCCATTTCTATGATGCGGCGCTGGCGCCGCTCGGATATGAGCGCCTGTCCAATTCCGACACCATGATCGGCTATGGCCCGGAACGGGTCGGGCTCTGGGTGATGCAGGTCGAGCAGCCGGTTCTTGCCGATCTGCGATCCGGGCTGCATTTCTGCTTCGTCGCGCCTGATGAAGCCGCCGTCGATGCCTTTCACGCGGCAGCCGTCGCCTCCGGCGGCACTGATAATGGCGAACCCGGCATTCGGCCGGATTACGGGCAGTTCTATTATGCAGCCTTCATCATCGACCCGGACGGCTATCGCCTCGAAGCCTATTTCCACAAAGGCGAGCTGTAACAGGCTCTAACTTTTTTACGCCGCAGCTCTCGATATCGAGACGCGGCAGCCGGAGGCTGCGAGCGCCTCGCCGGCGACGTCGAGGAACAGGCGGCGGAACCAGCGCGCCCGGCCGTCGGCCTGGTCGACCCGGCGATAGAGCATGGTCACCGGATCGGCCGGCAGCGGAAGCGGCGGCGCCGAGATCGTCAGCCCGTGCAACTGCGCCATGCAGCGGCCGATCGATTCCGGCACGACTGAGATGGCGGGCATCGCCCGCAGCGCCGTCGGCAGCGCGGAAAAGCGCGGCACCGTCGCCACCACACGCCTGATATGGCCGGTGCGGCTCAGCGCGGTGTCGATGCCGGTCGAGGCATTACCTTCGAACGAGACGGTGAGATGGGCGACAGCGGCGAAATCCTCGAGGCTCAGCGGCGCCTTCAGCTTGAGTTGAACCTCGTCGTAAATGCAGATCGAGGCCTGGTTGAACAGCGGCGCGCGGATGTGCCAGGAGGCCGGTTCGTCATGCACGGAAACACTGAAGTCGAAGACGCCCTCGTCCAGCCGGCGGGCGGCATCGCGCTTTTCCGAAGCGATGCCGATCAGCCGGGCGCCGGGCGAAAACTGGAGCAGGCGGGCGGCAAGCGGGCCGAAGAAGGCGGATTCGAGATTATCGCACATGCCGATGCGGAACTCGCCCTGCCAGCTCGCCGGATCGAATTCCGCCTGCGGGCGGATGGCGCGCTCGATGCCCGACAGCGCATCCTCGATCGCCGGGGCAATCGAAAGGGCGCGCGGCGTCGGCTGCAGGCCGCGGCCGACGCGCACGAACAATTCGTCATCCAGCGCCTCGCGCAGGCGTCGCAAAGCGGCCGACAGGCCCGGCTGGCCGAGCAGCAGCCGTTCGGCGGCGCGGCTGACATTGCGCTCCTGCATCAGCACCGAGAAGGCCAGCAGCAGGTTCAGGTCGATTTTGCGAAGCGTGGCATCATTCATCATCGTGAGTAATACCTGGCATGGCTACTATCAATTTGCAATAGGACAGGAAGCTGTACATTTTCTCGTTCCCTGCCGTCCGCGCACCCTCCCTCGACGAGGCGGCAGCAAAGAAGGAACGATTTCGATGACACTTTCCAAATCGAAAAGCGGAGCGGGGCTGGCGTTGCTGCTGCTCTGTGCCGCCAACTTTCTCGACGCCATGGACGTCTCGACCATCGGGGTCGCGCTTCCCGCCATCCAGGCCGAACTCGGCATGGAGGCGACATCGCTGCAATGGGCCGTCAGCGCCTATGTGCTCGGCTATGGCGGCTTTCTGCTGCTCGGCGGCCGGGTCGCCGACGTCTTCGGCCACCGGCGCGTCTTCCTCTGGTCGCTGGCGATCTTTGCCGCCGCCAGCATCGCCGGCGGCTTCGTCGATAGCGGCCCGACGCTGATCGCCGCCCGCCTGATCAAGGGCATTGCCGCCGCCTTCACGGCGCCTGCCGCCCTTGCGCTGCTGCTCTCGGTCTTCGGCGAGGGAAGCGCGCGGGCGAAAGCACTCGGCGTCTTCGCCTCCACCGGCGCCACCGGCTTCGTGCTCGGCATGGTGCTCGGCGGTGCCGCGACGATCTTCAGCTGGCGGGCGACGCTGGTGATGGGCGCCCCCGTCGCCATCCTGACGCTCCTTCTTGCGCCGCTGGCGCTGCCGGCCGATCCCAAAAGGGCCGGGCCGCGCCCAAGCTTCGATTGGGCCGGCGCCCTGACGATCACCCCCGGGCTGCTGCTCTTCGTCTTCGGCATCACCAATGCCGCGGCGGCCGGCTGGCAGGCTTTTGCGACCTGGGGCTCGCTCTCGGCGTCGCTGGCGCTGATCCTGCTCTTTCTTCTGGTCGAGGCACGCCATGCCGATCCGATGGTGCCGCTCGGCATGTTCCGCCGGGCGAAACTCCGGCACGCCAATGCGATCGCCGCCCTCTTCCAGGGCGCCTATGTCGGCTTCCAGTTCCTGGCGACGCTCTATTATCAGAACGTCATCGGCTGGTCGGCCTTCACCACCGGCTTCTGCTTTGCGCTTGGCGGCGTCTTCGTGATGTTCCTGGCGCCGCGTTTTGCCAGCCTCGCACAGAATCGCGGCGCCACCGGCCTGATGGCGGCGGGCGTCGGCCTGCAGGCCTTCAGCTATATCTTCTGGGTGACCGCGCTCGGGCACGTCCACCCGATCCTGCTCGTGCTGTTCTCGCAGATCCCGCTCGGCCTCGGTTACGCCATGACCTACCCTTCGGTGCAGGTCGCAGCCCTTTCCGATGTGGAGGATGACAAGTCGGGGCTTGCCTCCGGACTGTTGTTCGCCGCCTTTCAGATCGGCGGCGGCATCGTGCTTGCGGCCACCTCCGCGGTGTTCGGCGCCGCACCGCATTTCGGCTGGGACCCCTATGTCGCCGGCATCGCCTTCGTGGCGCTGCTTGCGATCGCGATTACCCTGCTTGCAGCCGCCGGCCCGCGGACATCGGCCGCCCGCACGTCAGCCTATCAGGCGGCGGAATGACGCTTGCGGCCCGCGCCCGAACCGGCGCGGGCCTTTTATAAGATAAAACGAATATTAGCGACAGAATCCCATTGCCTTGCCCCGGCGAAAGGAGCATGGTCTCGCCTTCGGCAGCCATTGTACGGGCGCTGCCGACTGATGGTTTTCATACCCTCGCCCCGACGAAAGGAGGATCTATGTCTTCCACCTCCGAAAAGCCGCATCTGACATCGGCCGATCTCGACATGCTCCAGGGCGTGCTCGACGACGCCGGCTACGACGCCAGAATCCTGATCGATGACCAACGCGTGTTCAACGTCGCGGCCGTGTTGCTGATCAGGCTGTTCCAGG from Rhizobium sp. BT03 harbors:
- a CDS encoding PLP-dependent aminotransferase family protein, which translates into the protein MKDWHPDLGRSSSPRYMAIADVIEMDLRSGHLVAGDRLPPQRELAKRLNVDFTTVARGYVEAQKRGLVDSHVGRGTFVTGGADRERQGCAPGAAPDPRRASVVDFSMNMPPEPDDPDLIARMREGMAAVAANLIPLLRYQGFGGSDIDKEAAAAWLSRRGLKPSQERIFVTPGAHPGLLAIFGLLAKPGETVLSEIITYPGMRSIAAQLRLNLTGLAMDEDGVLPDAFAKACERLKPKALYLNPTLQNPTTLTIPARRREEIAAVARKYHVPIVEDDAYGFIPQQGPAPLAAIAPDLTWHIGGLAKCIGAGLRLAYVVAPDSKAVWPFVSAMRANNVMASPLTLALATRWIEDGTADAILRFIRTEAAARQQMVAAILPEGSCRADPISFNLWLPLANGWTRSTFGSHMRSAGIGVVASDAFTVEGAAPEAVRVCLGGPITREKLQGALEFMAHALEGPPEMAASFF
- a CDS encoding S1C family serine protease, with the translated sequence MNIDPILRSVVAVRSSIPEDAFTAETLGTVREGSGVVIRDNGLVLTIGYLITEAEEVWLTTHDGRVVPAHALAYDQETGFGLVQALGVLNAPAVALGDAASAKPGDAVVLADGIGEFVEANIVARQEFAGYWEYLLDEAIFTAPAHPSWGGAALIGSDGKLLGIGSLRLQMSQGDEVADINMVVPIDLLPPILDDLLNRGSVNKPPRPWLGAFSAESNGGVVVMSVAEGGPAAKAGLRQGDIISEIRDEEVDGLADFYRKVWSSGPAGAEIPMRILRNGREAWLRIKSADRNSFLKKPQLQ
- a CDS encoding LysR family transcriptional regulator translates to MTDLTNLKTFVAVATSGSFAKAAARLNLSPAMVGRRIQALETDYGVKLIERTTRTQRLTEIGLKFLERASRVIDELEQLNDIAGPANHEISGHLRISGPTTLGVKRLASSIARFANQHPAVSLELNLTDRNVDLIAEGYDLAVRVAHLRPSSLIARRIGTYRFVCCASPGYLGKNGVPTHPEQLQQHRCILSLNLVPRDQWHFEDQDGRVLAAKIDSNIGIDNGEAMRVAAVEDAGIVYAPLVLVEEDIAAGRLTEVLIDWEKYSLPIHAVHPSRQFVPRRVKAAIGWIAGDLRR
- a CDS encoding NADPH-dependent F420 reductase, translating into MKTAIIGTGNMGAGLARRLAGKRDLILASRNEAAAKSLAEEIGAASAPIAAAVANADILVLALPYASALEFAETAALHGKIVVDITNPLKPDFSGLLFGHDTSAAEEIQHRAKGAKVVKAFNTIFAELFAASPKHSSTIPVFLAGDDDAVETAAALVTDAGFAVEKTGSLDAARLLEPLGMLNIRLGYGLGRGTGIAPKWVAIDG
- the groL gene encoding chaperonin GroEL (60 kDa chaperone family; promotes refolding of misfolded polypeptides especially under stressful conditions; forms two stacked rings of heptamers to form a barrel-shaped 14mer; ends can be capped by GroES; misfolded proteins enter the barrel where they are refolded when GroES binds); amino-acid sequence: MSAKEIRFSTDARDRLLRGVELLNNAVKVTLGPKGRNVVIDKAYGAPRITKDGVSVAKEIELADKFENMGAQMVREVASKTNDLAGDGTTTATVLAASIFREGAKLVAAGMNPMDLRRGIDLGVIAVVKEIKARAMKVKSSGEIAQVGTIAANGDAAIGEMIAKAMDKVGNEGVITVEEARTAETELDVVEGMQFDRGYLSPYFVTNAEKMRVELEDPYILIHEKKLGSLQAMLPILEAVVQTGKPLLLISEDVEGEALATLVVNKLRGGLKVAAVKAPGFGDRRKAMLEDIAVLTAGQMISEDLGIKLDNVTLDMLGHAKRVLIEKDSTTIIDGSGEKAAIQARIQQIKAQIEETTSDYDREKLQERLAKLAGGVAVIRVGGATETEVKEKKDRIDDALNATRAAVEEGIVPGGGVALLRAKSALTGLTGENADVTAGISIVLRALEAPIRQIADNAGFEGSIVVGKLAGSNNDNQGFDAQTETYVDMIEAGIVDPAKVVRTALQDAGSIAALLITAEVMIADIPARDSAPAAGNGGMGDMGY
- the groES gene encoding co-chaperone GroES: MKFRSLHDRVVIRRAEGDVKSKGGIIIPDTAKEKPQQGEVVAVGPGLRDKSGNLVPLDVKVGDLILFGKWSGTEVTIDGETLLIMKETDIMGIVEKTQAAADKAA
- a CDS encoding DUF1488 domain-containing protein is translated as MALAFLNLSRSFDPARNAVRFVGHDGMFQVLFFIEVGALAKSDAALQGTEPSVTRWLSSFDALRNSIQEVAHKAYSYRRRAFYTLTAADFR
- a CDS encoding transglutaminase family protein, with the protein product MLIRYGYEMTLTCPQPTALVCLLSVHEDRAADIRVPETVFTTPNVPTSTYRDLFGNRCLRLVAPTGDLTIWGDATIEDDGKPDRSLPGARELPVSELPDDCLVYLMGSRYCETDRLSQIAWDMFGTVAPGWSRVQAICDFVHGHIQFDYMQARSTRTAFEAFHERVGVCRDFAHLAVALCRCLNIPARYINGHLGDIGIPVVDPMDFSAWIEVFLDGAWHAFDPRNNTPRIGRIVVARGRDAADIPLINSFGPHVLKAFRVWTYEMTDLQQMQSVSEGAV